Proteins from a single region of Caloramator sp. E03:
- a CDS encoding ABC transporter ATP-binding protein: MFEIKNIKFKDILDIEHLIIPEEKITSIVGESGSGKTTLLKMLNNIISPDEGEILYKGKNINDFDAIELRRKITMLPQNPVIYKGNILDNILIGKKFAKSTDYDIEEIKKLMKEFSIDKDLNSPADNLSGGEKQRLCIIRVLIMNPDVILLDEPSSALDEKTEEKVINYICNYVKQNNKTLVMVTHSSEIAKKYSDHIIEINKRS, encoded by the coding sequence ATGTTTGAAATAAAGAATATAAAATTTAAAGACATATTAGATATTGAACATTTAATAATACCTGAAGAAAAGATAACAAGTATAGTAGGGGAAAGTGGCAGTGGTAAAACTACTTTACTAAAAATGTTAAACAACATTATATCTCCAGATGAAGGTGAAATTTTATATAAAGGAAAAAACATCAATGATTTTGATGCCATAGAACTTAGACGAAAAATTACTATGCTTCCTCAAAATCCTGTTATTTATAAAGGAAATATATTGGACAACATACTTATAGGTAAAAAGTTTGCAAAATCTACTGACTATGATATAGAAGAAATAAAAAAACTTATGAAGGAATTCAGCATAGATAAAGACCTTAATTCACCTGCTGATAACCTATCGGGAGGTGAAAAACAAAGACTTTGTATAATAAGGGTACTAATTATGAATCCTGATGTAATACTTTTAGATGAACCATCATCTGCACTTGATGAAAAAACAGAGGAAAAAGTAATAAACTATATTTGTAATTATGTAAAACAAAACAATAAAACACTTGTTATGGTTACTCATTCAAGTGAAATTGCTAAAAAATATTCTGATCACATTATTGAGATTAATAAAAGGAGTTGA
- a CDS encoding ABC transporter permease yields MNGAVDLSLIQVVSAYIFILILLFIVRKRELNREKEIIIATTRMTVQLILTGFILTYIFKNPNVFITILIVGFMEIFVISNILKRNKTKLSNELKNVITISMLAGTLISLLYFLLIVIKIKPWFNPQYLIPLAGMIVGNSMTGISLGINKLIDGVTNQRDMIECSLMLGATPKDACKSIIDNAFDSAILPTINSMVGMGIVFLPGMMTGQILSGSLPLVAIKYQRFYNKCWGGKPQHFYLNRKKHFIQMPTLLK; encoded by the coding sequence ATGAATGGTGCTGTTGACTTGTCTTTGATTCAAGTTGTTTCTGCATATATATTTATTTTAATTCTTCTTTTTATAGTTAGAAAACGTGAATTAAATAGAGAAAAGGAAATAATTATTGCAACTACAAGAATGACAGTTCAGCTTATTTTAACTGGGTTTATACTAACATATATATTTAAAAATCCAAATGTTTTTATCACAATTTTAATTGTAGGCTTTATGGAGATATTTGTTATAAGCAATATATTAAAAAGAAATAAAACTAAGCTATCAAATGAACTTAAAAATGTAATTACTATTTCTATGTTAGCTGGAACACTGATTAGTTTATTATATTTTTTACTTATCGTTATAAAAATAAAACCTTGGTTTAATCCACAATATCTCATACCCCTTGCTGGCATGATTGTTGGAAATTCTATGACTGGAATAAGCCTTGGAATAAACAAGCTGATTGATGGAGTTACAAACCAAAGAGATATGATAGAATGTTCACTAATGCTTGGTGCAACACCAAAGGATGCATGTAAATCAATAATAGATAATGCCTTTGATTCGGCAATACTGCCAACAATAAACTCAATGGTTGGAATGGGAATTGTGTTTTTGCCTGGTATGATGACAGGACAAATACTATCAGGCTCGCTTCCTCTTGTTGCAATAAAATATCAAAGGTTCTATAATAAATGTTGGGGTGGTAAACCTCAACATTTTTATTTAAATAGAAAAAAGCACTTTATTCAGATGCCAACTTTGCTAAAATAA
- a CDS encoding ISL3 family transposase — translation MLKYNFINNLLNLKDVFVKNVVNKDDFIEIFVETKKKPHVCPVCGYTTSKVHDYRKQRIKDVPIQFKKTFIILRKRRLVCSECGKRFYEKLDFLPRYHRMTNRLSFFIINELSNVNSMKHVSLKANVSTHTVKRIFDTVSYTAYSLPEVISIDEFKGNSGGSKYHCILVDPVNHKVIDIIKDRRFHILSDYFRNFKNRDKVKYVVIDMWSQYADIAKTYFKNATIIIDKFHFMRYNTWAIENVRKRIQKNMDKKLRRYYKKSRKLILARKDSLDEDSKRQLEIMLLYNDELRHAHYLKESFYKISDARSASEAKILLKEWIEIARKSGIKEYISCAETLSRWFKEIVNSFDVPYTNGCVEGFNNKIKVIKRNAFGFRNFNRFRNRILHCCK, via the coding sequence GTGCTTAAGTATAATTTTATCAACAATTTACTAAACTTAAAAGATGTTTTTGTAAAAAACGTTGTTAATAAAGATGATTTTATTGAGATATTTGTTGAAACTAAAAAGAAACCACATGTTTGTCCAGTTTGTGGCTATACTACATCTAAAGTTCATGATTACAGAAAACAAAGAATTAAAGATGTACCCATTCAGTTTAAAAAAACTTTTATCATTCTTAGAAAAAGGAGATTAGTATGCTCAGAATGCGGTAAGCGCTTTTATGAAAAGCTAGATTTTCTTCCACGCTATCATAGAATGACAAACCGCTTATCTTTCTTCATAATTAACGAACTATCTAATGTTAATAGCATGAAGCATGTTTCCTTAAAAGCCAATGTTTCCACCCATACTGTAAAACGCATTTTTGATACTGTTAGTTATACTGCGTATTCTTTGCCTGAAGTTATATCTATTGATGAATTTAAAGGTAATTCTGGTGGCTCAAAATATCACTGTATATTAGTTGATCCTGTTAATCATAAAGTAATTGATATTATTAAAGATAGACGATTTCATATCCTTTCGGATTACTTTAGAAATTTTAAAAACAGGGATAAGGTAAAATATGTAGTTATTGATATGTGGAGTCAATATGCTGACATTGCTAAAACATACTTTAAAAATGCAACTATCATCATAGATAAGTTCCACTTTATGCGCTACAACACCTGGGCTATAGAAAACGTTAGAAAGCGCATTCAAAAGAATATGGATAAGAAACTAAGGCGATATTACAAAAAAAGTCGAAAACTCATTCTTGCTAGAAAAGATTCCTTAGATGAAGACTCTAAGAGACAACTTGAAATTATGCTTTTATACAATGATGAATTAAGACATGCCCATTACCTTAAGGAATCCTTTTACAAAATTTCAGATGCAAGGTCTGCTTCTGAAGCAAAAATATTACTAAAGGAATGGATTGAGATAGCAAGAAAAAGCGGTATAAAAGAATATATTTCATGTGCAGAAACTTTAAGCAGGTGGTTTAAGGAAATAGTTAATTCCTTTGATGTTCCTTATACGAATGGATGTGTTGAAGGTTTTAACAACAAGATTAAAGTTATTAAAAGAAATGCGTTTGGGTTCAGAAATTTTAACAGGTTTAGAAATAGAATTCTGCATTGTTGCAAGTAA
- a CDS encoding NAD(P)/FAD-dependent oxidoreductase — MLFDSGKIGNIYLKNRFIMLPTVTNLACNGFVTDREMEYYDKRSKDVSLVIVEASYVNTLGKFFLNQLGIDNDDKIEGLNKLSNILHKNGSIAGIQLAMHNPKFKPEDFNIQEIKNFIEDFAQAAFRAKKAGFDLVELHFAHGWFVNNFLSPYKNNRNDEYGGSFEKRAKFALDILYKVKERVPNIAVSCRINVSDFLPNGFDIDESIKLSKMLEKYGADCISLSAGVGEKAEYHIAPMEIQDKLLVNLVRRIKENINIPIIAANKLGNFMDWEKILEDNVADFIGIARNLICDPDLISKIKNGKFEEIRYCIHCNQACIANILKGLPVSCLINPEVGRESEFNENTKETLKIAVIGGGPSGMSAAKYLAKKGHNVDLYEKTCKLGGQLNIAKVPPFKQKIGQVIDYLERDLKNLNVNIHLNNKMNIEQIMNLPHDKVIIATGSVPNNIENLDGFYFASDVLTGKMPKGKYIIVIGGGLTGIETAEYLAQFNKNVIILEKESNVLENVFPMTKRLILNRIKMHNIEIITNANIKNIDGNKLIYSLEGKEVVQEFDDIVVALGYKPDDRFTPLKNNKKYIFIGDCNNVASAVEAIRDGFELALKFI; from the coding sequence ATGCTTTTTGATAGTGGTAAAATAGGAAATATATATTTAAAAAACAGATTTATTATGCTACCTACAGTTACTAATTTAGCCTGTAATGGATTTGTTACTGATAGAGAAATGGAATATTATGATAAAAGATCAAAGGATGTTTCATTAGTCATAGTAGAGGCAAGCTATGTAAACACTTTAGGAAAGTTTTTTTTAAATCAGCTTGGTATCGATAACGATGATAAGATAGAAGGATTAAATAAATTATCTAATATATTACATAAAAATGGTTCAATAGCAGGTATACAGCTTGCCATGCATAATCCAAAATTTAAACCTGAGGATTTTAATATACAAGAAATTAAAAATTTTATAGAAGACTTTGCACAGGCCGCTTTTAGAGCTAAAAAAGCAGGCTTTGACTTAGTAGAACTTCATTTTGCTCATGGTTGGTTTGTAAATAACTTTTTGTCACCATATAAAAATAACAGGAATGATGAATATGGTGGAAGTTTTGAAAAAAGAGCTAAATTTGCTTTAGATATATTATATAAAGTTAAAGAGAGAGTTCCCAATATAGCAGTTAGTTGCAGAATTAATGTTAGTGATTTTCTTCCAAATGGTTTTGATATTGACGAAAGTATAAAACTATCAAAAATGCTTGAGAAATATGGAGCAGATTGTATTAGTCTTTCAGCAGGGGTTGGAGAAAAAGCTGAATATCATATAGCACCAATGGAAATCCAAGACAAACTCTTAGTAAATTTAGTGAGAAGAATAAAAGAAAATATTAACATACCAATTATAGCTGCAAACAAGCTTGGAAATTTTATGGATTGGGAAAAAATATTAGAAGATAATGTTGCCGATTTCATAGGTATTGCAAGGAATTTGATATGTGATCCAGATCTAATATCAAAAATTAAAAATGGTAAATTTGAAGAAATTAGATATTGCATTCACTGCAATCAAGCATGTATTGCAAATATTTTGAAAGGGTTGCCTGTTTCATGCCTTATAAATCCTGAAGTTGGAAGAGAATCAGAATTTAATGAAAATACTAAAGAAACTTTAAAAATAGCAGTAATAGGCGGTGGCCCTTCTGGTATGTCTGCTGCTAAGTATTTAGCTAAAAAAGGTCATAATGTTGATTTGTACGAAAAGACATGTAAATTAGGAGGACAGCTTAATATTGCAAAGGTTCCACCTTTTAAACAAAAAATAGGACAAGTTATTGATTATTTAGAAAGAGATTTGAAAAATCTTAATGTTAATATACATTTAAATAATAAAATGAATATAGAACAAATTATGAATTTACCCCATGACAAAGTTATAATAGCAACAGGTTCTGTTCCTAATAATATAGAAAATTTAGATGGATTTTACTTTGCATCTGATGTTTTAACAGGGAAAATGCCAAAAGGGAAGTATATTATAGTGATTGGTGGAGGATTAACTGGAATTGAAACTGCAGAATATTTAGCCCAATTTAATAAAAATGTAATAATTTTAGAAAAAGAAAGTAATGTATTAGAAAATGTATTTCCAATGACAAAAAGATTAATTTTAAACAGAATTAAAATGCATAACATAGAAATTATTACAAATGCAAATATAAAAAATATTGATGGAAATAAGCTTATTTATAGTTTAGAAGGAAAAGAAGTGGTTCAAGAATTTGATGATATTGTTGTAGCATTAGGATATAAACCAGATGATAGATTTACACCTTTAAAAAATAATAAAAAATATATTTTTATAGGTGATTGTAATAACGTAGCATCAGCTGTTGAGGCAATAAGGGATGGATTTGAATTAGCATTAAAATTCATTTAG
- a CDS encoding YeiH family protein → MNIKIILGIAASIIVTITAYLLQNIWIIKKLNLSTLIIAIILGALIKNTVGISEKFEGGIKFCSKKVLRIAIVLLGFKLSFSQILKIGPKAVIVILISTTSTILFTNYLGKKFNLKQNLTTLLATGMSICGAAAIAAVNSIIKSDEEDIAYSIGVVTLLGTIFMFVYPVIFKLFKMNQQIYSIWAGSSIHEVAQVVAAGFTVSNDAGTQATIVKLTRVLFIIPVTIILSLTSSKKENSKFSLKNISIPYFVILFLLIVIINSTIQIPKNTLDLLVKTDGYLMTLAMAGLGLDLSIASMKKVGLKPLYLGIISSSFISLISLIVSHIV, encoded by the coding sequence ATGAATATAAAAATTATTTTAGGTATTGCAGCAAGTATAATTGTTACTATTACAGCATATTTACTTCAAAATATATGGATAATAAAAAAACTCAATTTAAGCACACTCATAATAGCGATTATACTTGGAGCATTAATAAAAAATACGGTAGGTATATCTGAAAAATTTGAAGGAGGAATTAAATTCTGCTCTAAAAAGGTACTTAGAATAGCAATAGTCCTGCTGGGATTTAAGCTTAGTTTTTCACAAATTCTAAAAATTGGTCCTAAAGCTGTAATTGTTATTTTAATTTCAACCACATCAACTATACTTTTTACAAATTATCTTGGAAAGAAGTTTAATCTAAAACAAAATTTAACTACATTATTAGCAACAGGAATGTCTATATGCGGAGCTGCAGCCATTGCAGCTGTGAATTCTATTATAAAATCAGATGAGGAAGATATTGCCTATTCTATAGGTGTTGTAACGCTTTTAGGAACTATATTTATGTTTGTTTATCCAGTTATATTCAAACTTTTTAAAATGAATCAACAAATATACAGTATTTGGGCAGGTTCATCAATACATGAAGTTGCCCAGGTTGTTGCAGCAGGTTTTACAGTTTCGAATGATGCAGGAACGCAGGCAACTATTGTTAAGTTAACAAGGGTTTTATTTATTATACCTGTTACGATAATATTAAGTTTAACTTCATCAAAAAAAGAAAATAGTAAGTTTAGTTTAAAAAATATTTCTATTCCATATTTTGTAATTTTATTTCTTTTGATAGTTATAATTAATTCTACTATACAAATCCCTAAAAATACATTGGACTTGCTTGTTAAAACAGATGGTTATTTAATGACTTTAGCTATGGCAGGATTAGGTTTAGATTTAAGTATAGCATCAATGAAAAAGGTAGGACTTAAGCCACTATATTTAGGTATTATATCAAGTTCATTTATTTCTTTGATAAGTTTAATAGTCTCACATATCGTTTAA
- a CDS encoding selenium metabolism-associated LysR family transcriptional regulator → MNERKLKIFYEVAKSLNMTEVAKNLYITQPAVSMVISELEDELGVKLFERIGKKLCLTYEGEIFLGYVRRILNIYDECRTKIGNINNLKCGKLRIGASTTIGIYLLPKIIGSFNNIYKDVEISIAIENTKIIENMLLENKIDIAFVEGPIYSDEIVVKDFCDDELVVIVSSNHRLSNFYEVDKEDLKNEKFILREAGSGTREVFEKTFLKNNIEYKTAFELGNTEAIKKAVISNLGISCISKRCINDEIKLGLISMLKIKDVNLKRKFYFIYHKDKYFSNLINVFVDYVYNSIPI, encoded by the coding sequence ATGAACGAAAGAAAGCTTAAAATATTTTATGAAGTAGCTAAATCACTTAACATGACTGAAGTAGCAAAGAATTTATATATAACTCAGCCAGCAGTTAGTATGGTTATATCTGAATTAGAGGATGAACTTGGTGTTAAACTTTTCGAAAGAATTGGAAAGAAACTTTGTTTAACCTATGAGGGAGAAATTTTTTTAGGTTATGTCAGGCGAATTTTAAATATTTATGATGAATGTAGAACTAAAATTGGCAATATAAACAATCTAAAGTGCGGTAAATTAAGAATAGGAGCAAGTACAACAATAGGAATTTATCTTCTTCCTAAAATAATAGGAAGTTTTAATAATATATACAAAGATGTTGAAATTTCAATTGCAATCGAAAATACAAAGATTATTGAAAATATGTTATTGGAAAACAAAATTGATATTGCCTTTGTTGAAGGCCCTATTTATTCAGATGAAATAGTAGTTAAGGATTTTTGTGATGACGAGCTTGTGGTTATAGTATCTTCAAATCACAGATTATCTAATTTTTACGAAGTAGATAAAGAAGACTTAAAAAATGAGAAGTTTATACTAAGGGAAGCCGGAAGTGGTACAAGAGAAGTTTTTGAAAAGACATTTTTAAAAAATAATATAGAATATAAAACAGCCTTTGAACTTGGAAATACAGAAGCTATCAAAAAAGCTGTTATATCTAATTTGGGTATTTCTTGTATATCTAAAAGATGTATTAATGACGAAATAAAATTAGGACTTATCTCGATGCTTAAAATAAAAGATGTTAACTTAAAAAGAAAGTTTTATTTTATATATCATAAGGATAAATACTTTTCTAATCTAATAAATGTTTTTGTTGATTATGTATATAATTCTATTCCAATATAA